The region ATCTGGGGATGAGCGAGGACGAGGCTTATCGGACGATGCAGAGGGAGAGCCGCCAGCGGCGCATCTCGATGCGTGAGATTGCAGATGCCATTGTGCTGGGCGATGATCTCAAAAAGGCACAGGCGGCTGACGGGGCTCGTGCTTAGTGTCTGCCTGAAGTGTGCGCAAGCAAGGCAACGCGGCTCCGGTTGCGATGATGTGCTGTTTTCGTCGCCGCGATAGGCTCGGAACAGATTTTTAGACGATGATCATGTGAATGTGCTGGCTGCGAAACTGCTCGGCCAGTTCTGGGTCGATGTTGTTGTCGGTGATGATGGTGTGGATCTGAGACGGTTCGCAGACCTTGTTGGTGCTGATCATGCCGAGCTTGCTGGCATCGACGACAGCGACGACCTGGCGTGAGTGTCGCGCCATCTCGGCGAGGATGAGTGCCTCGTCGGACTCAATCACAGTCAGACCGTATTGCGGGTGGATGCCGGTGGCGCCCATGAAGACCTTATCGAAGTAGAGCTTTTGGATGGAATGGAATGCTGTAGCTCCGACCATGGAGAAGGAGCCGGGCCAGCGGATCGACCCACCGGTAAGGGTGACCTTGGCGTTGGGTTGGCTGGAGAGTTCCATGCCGATGTTCACCGCACTGGTTACGAGATGAATGCCTTCGCGATGGCGCAGGCTGCGGGCGACCTGGGTCGTGGTGGTGCCGGGTGAGAGAGCAATGGTGTCGCCCTCGGCGACCATCGCGGCGGCGGCGATGGCGATGCGACGCTTCTCGTCGGCGAAGCGCTCTTCGCGGAGGGGGAAGGCGGCATCGAAGCGGAAGGGCTCGTAGGTCAGCTTGCCGGCGAGCTCGACGCCGCCATGCGTGCGATGGACGAGGCCCCGCTGTTCGAGCTTGATGAGATCGCGACGGACACTAGCTGAGGAGGCGTTAACGGTAACGGCGAGGTCTTCGACGCTGCTGGTGCCCTTCTGTAGAAGCAGATGAAGGATCTGATTTGCACGATCGTGTGTCTTTGCAGCCACTTGAATGCTTCCTTTCAAAGAAAAAAGCTAGCCGTAATGAGGGTACTGGAAATCCTTGTCTGACGGAATGAATCATTTAATTGATTATTTAAATGTTTTACTTTCAAAGTATTGAAATTATTTATTAATATTTCACCATTCGGCTTTCTATGCTCAATGTCATTGATGCTGGTAGCAGGTTTCAAAAAAAGACAGCAAACGATTGGAAATGAATGAGATTGCCTGATTCCCTTTCTTTTTTGTACTTTACGGGTTCCATCAGGAAGCGTTGGATATCTCTATGTCTGGATTGGTGTATTTGTGATGCGTGAGATCGTCTTTGAATTATGTGCCGAGAATATCGATGCGTGCCTCGTTGCGCGAGATGGTGGAGCAGATCGGATTGAGCTTTGTAGCGCTCTGAGCGAAGGTGGACTGACGCCGAGCCATGGCTTGGTTCGTGAAGCCGTAAATCGCAGCGGCCTGCCAGTGCATGTGCTGCTGCGTCCTCGTGGCGGCGACTTTGTCTATAGCGATGCGGAGCTCGATGTGATGCGGGAGGACCTGAAGCATCTGCGTCTGCTGGGCGCGAGCGGTGTGGTGCTGGGCGTGTTGCGCGAAGATTGTTCGGTGGATGTGAAGCGCACGCGCGAGTTGGTGGAGATGGCCGACACGCTTGAAGTGACCTTCAATCGTGCCTTTGACCATACTGCTTCGCTTGAAGATGCTTTGGAGGACGTTATTGCGACAGGTTGTCAACGAGTGCTGACCTCGGGCGGCGAACGCGACGTAGTGAGCGGAGGTAAAGCACTCGCGCGATTGATCGAGCAGGCCGCTGGGAGGATAGAGATTGCAGCCGGTGGAGGGCTGCGGCTGAAGAACGCGGCGGCAGTGGCGCGAATAACGGGCGCGAGGCACTTCCATGGCTCGATCCGCAAGATCGTTACCGGACCTTGTCGTTCTAGTCGGGATGTGCACGATGAGAGCGACCCTTCCGCTCATTCGCGGTTTGTCGTTGAGAGCGACGATGTACGCGCGATGATCGAGAACCTGACGAACGCTTAGGCCGCGCTATTTATAAAAGCAGTTGAATGCGTATCAGTTGGAGGCGCGGTCTGGAAGCACACTCCAGATTGCAGGATCTTCTTCGCCGAGAACCCAGGCGCAGATTCCCTGAAGGTGCTGTTCTTTGGCGAGGTTGTAGCGATCGGCGAAGCCGCGCTTTTCGGTGTAGAAGATCCACTCACGCATCTGGTCGCGGTAGAAGTAGAACCATGCGGTGTGGTCCACGGGGTCCCACTGCTCTTGTCCGTTGTAGGTGTCGCGAAGGAATTGGGCATTGGTAGCGCTGATGTATTCAGCGGTGATGTTAGGCTTCTGAACTTTTTCGTTGATGCCGGGATCGCCGGTGAACCAGTGGTATCCGTAGAGCGCGATGCCGAGGGAGAGTTTGTCCTTCGGTACGGACTTCAGAGCGTAGTCGAGATTTTCGTTGGTCCAGATCCAGCCGCCGACGGGGCCGGGAGTCGTCCAGCGGGTGTGCTGGTCGTAGGTCATGAGGCAGAGAAGATCGACGGATTGGGAGAGAGCTTTGAGGTCGAAGGCTCCGCGCCAGTCGGAGAAGATCCATTTGCTGAAGGGTGTGTGACCGGGATAGCCGGGGGCGTTGGGGACGACTGCAATCTGTAGCTGAAGATGCTGCTGGTGGAAGGCGTCGGCGATTCGTTTGACGGTGGCGGAGAGCAGGTCGCGATCGTTCCAACTGATGTTCTCGAAGTCGAGCTGGAAGCCGTCGTAGCCATTTTTCTTGCAGGCGGCGATGAGGGAGTCGATCATCGCTGTTTGAGCCTTGTCATCGGTCATTAGAGTGTGAATCTTCACCTTGTCGAAGAGCGCGACGATGGGGAAGAGAGCGATGTGGCGTTGTTTGGCGACGCGCAGGACGGAGGGATCGGGTTCGCCGTAGACGAGGCCGGTCTCATCGACGCTGTACCAAGTGGGGACGATGATGTCGATCTTGGATTGATGCTCCATGAAGTCGCGGACCGACTGTGGCTGATCTGTCATGTAGAAGAGAGTCTTGGTCTGGGCAAAGACTGCGCTTGCTGCAAACAGAAGGCAGAAGATCACGGACTTCATGGAGCCTCATCTTTCTTTCGCTTATGCGGTTTCGAGTTTGAAGGACGGTGGAATGTCCTCAGTCTTGGTGCCGAATTCGAGGTTAGGCTGGCTGCCCAGCGTGAACTCGAT is a window of Edaphobacter dinghuensis DNA encoding:
- a CDS encoding DeoR/GlpR family DNA-binding transcription regulator, with amino-acid sequence MAAKTHDRANQILHLLLQKGTSSVEDLAVTVNASSASVRRDLIKLEQRGLVHRTHGGVELAGKLTYEPFRFDAAFPLREERFADEKRRIAIAAAAMVAEGDTIALSPGTTTTQVARSLRHREGIHLVTSAVNIGMELSSQPNAKVTLTGGSIRWPGSFSMVGATAFHSIQKLYFDKVFMGATGIHPQYGLTVIESDEALILAEMARHSRQVVAVVDASKLGMISTNKVCEPSQIHTIITDNNIDPELAEQFRSQHIHMIIV
- a CDS encoding glycosyl hydrolase family 18 protein — encoded protein: MKSVIFCLLFAASAVFAQTKTLFYMTDQPQSVRDFMEHQSKIDIIVPTWYSVDETGLVYGEPDPSVLRVAKQRHIALFPIVALFDKVKIHTLMTDDKAQTAMIDSLIAACKKNGYDGFQLDFENISWNDRDLLSATVKRIADAFHQQHLQLQIAVVPNAPGYPGHTPFSKWIFSDWRGAFDLKALSQSVDLLCLMTYDQHTRWTTPGPVGGWIWTNENLDYALKSVPKDKLSLGIALYGYHWFTGDPGINEKVQKPNITAEYISATNAQFLRDTYNGQEQWDPVDHTAWFYFYRDQMREWIFYTEKRGFADRYNLAKEQHLQGICAWVLGEEDPAIWSVLPDRASN
- a CDS encoding copper homeostasis protein CutC → MREIVFELCAENIDACLVARDGGADRIELCSALSEGGLTPSHGLVREAVNRSGLPVHVLLRPRGGDFVYSDAELDVMREDLKHLRLLGASGVVLGVLREDCSVDVKRTRELVEMADTLEVTFNRAFDHTASLEDALEDVIATGCQRVLTSGGERDVVSGGKALARLIEQAAGRIEIAAGGGLRLKNAAAVARITGARHFHGSIRKIVTGPCRSSRDVHDESDPSAHSRFVVESDDVRAMIENLTNA